A single genomic interval of Bacteroidales bacterium harbors:
- the ffh gene encoding signal recognition particle protein: MFEGLNDRLERAFKMLRGQGRITEINVAETVKEIRKALLDADVNYATAKQFTDKVKEKALGQNVLTAVSPGQMMVKIVHEELTQLMGGDKEDINLKQNPAIILMSGLQGSGKTTFSAKLANYLKSKKGRQILLVACDVYRPAAIDQIKVLGEQIGVPVYSEEGKDPVKIAKNAVTHAKQQGINTIIIDTAGRLAVDEQMMTEIRNIHEAVKPSETLFVVDAMTGQDAVNTAKAFNDVLNFDGVVLTKLDGDTRGGAALSIKAVVDKPIKFVGIGEKIDALDVFYPQRMADRILGMGDIVSLVEKAQEQFDEEEARKLQRKLAKDQFTFDDFLKQIQQVKKMGNMKDLMGMIPGMGKAIKDIDFDDNAFKSIEAIIHSMTPQERTNPDVLNGSRRARIAKGSGTTVADVNKLIKQFEETRKIMKMVTTGGARNAMKQMKQMRRR; this comes from the coding sequence ATGTTTGAAGGTTTAAATGACAGGCTTGAGCGTGCTTTTAAAATGCTTAGAGGGCAAGGACGCATTACAGAAATTAATGTTGCCGAAACAGTAAAAGAAATTAGGAAAGCATTATTAGACGCCGACGTTAACTATGCTACTGCAAAACAATTTACAGATAAGGTTAAAGAAAAAGCATTAGGGCAAAATGTGTTAACAGCAGTTTCACCCGGACAAATGATGGTGAAAATTGTTCATGAAGAGCTTACTCAGTTGATGGGTGGAGATAAAGAAGACATTAATCTGAAGCAAAATCCTGCAATTATCCTTATGTCTGGCTTGCAAGGTTCTGGAAAAACTACTTTCTCAGCGAAATTAGCAAATTACCTAAAAAGCAAAAAAGGAAGGCAGATTCTTCTCGTTGCATGCGATGTTTATCGTCCTGCAGCTATTGACCAAATAAAAGTTCTGGGAGAACAAATTGGCGTTCCTGTTTATTCTGAAGAAGGCAAAGACCCTGTAAAAATAGCTAAAAATGCTGTAACTCATGCAAAGCAACAAGGGATAAATACAATTATTATAGATACCGCCGGACGTCTAGCTGTTGACGAGCAAATGATGACCGAAATCAGAAACATACATGAAGCGGTAAAACCATCAGAAACATTGTTTGTTGTTGATGCTATGACGGGTCAAGATGCTGTAAACACTGCAAAAGCTTTTAATGATGTGTTGAATTTTGACGGAGTTGTTTTAACGAAATTAGACGGCGATACCCGCGGTGGTGCAGCTCTTTCAATTAAAGCGGTGGTTGATAAACCTATAAAATTTGTCGGCATTGGTGAAAAAATTGATGCGTTAGATGTTTTTTATCCGCAAAGGATGGCTGACAGAATCTTGGGCATGGGCGACATCGTTTCGCTTGTAGAAAAAGCTCAAGAGCAATTTGATGAGGAAGAAGCCAGAAAGTTGCAACGAAAACTTGCAAAAGACCAATTTACTTTTGATGACTTTTTAAAGCAAATTCAGCAAGTGAAAAAAATGGGTAACATGAAAGACCTTATGGGCATGATACCGGGAATGGGCAAGGCTATAAAAGACATAGATTTTGATGATAACGCATTTAAAAGCATTGAAGCTATTATCCACTCAATGACTCCCCAAGAACGCACTAATCCTGATGTGCTGAATGGCTCTCGCAGAGCACGCATTGCTAAAGGCTCTGGAACCACTGTGGCTGATGTAAATAAACTCATCAAACAGTTTGAAGAAACTAGAAAAATTATGAAGATGGTTACCACAGGCGGCGCTCGCAATGCTATGAAGCAAATGAAACAAATGAGAAGACGATAA